From the Kitasatospora viridis genome, one window contains:
- a CDS encoding sensor histidine kinase, with protein MRPLTVRARATLGASAVVAIALAVASLSLLGLLDANLLHNAEADADAQAAAVAQAAVAGKLDPLLPPTHGADFIQVVSESGQVLTSSQNLTGHPPISPTRPTVPGTIRSTWDVGPLGDDYRQRVVQVTTETEGGLVTVYAGTSLRDADAADNTTSAALLVGVPLLLVTVAGVTWWVTGRALRPVEAIRAEVAEISDRDLHRRVPVPATHDEIARLALTMNATLDRLESSGQRQRQFIADASHELRSPITVLRTQLEVALAVRDPAAWPELISGALEDTDRLQHLAADLLLLARIDAAEPLPSQPLDLTELVREAIDKRRGDRLPIRAELAGDVQVIGSGLWLTRVVTNLLDNAQRFAERTVEVRLTRAPEDGLAVLEVTDDGPGIPPADRERVFERFTRLDDARSRDHGGAGLGLAIARDLAYHHHGTLNAEDAERGARFVLRLPPARTD; from the coding sequence CTGCGCCCGCTGACCGTGCGGGCCCGGGCCACCCTGGGCGCCAGCGCCGTGGTGGCGATCGCCCTGGCAGTGGCCTCACTCTCGCTGCTCGGCCTGCTGGACGCCAACCTGCTGCACAACGCCGAGGCGGACGCCGACGCGCAGGCCGCCGCGGTGGCCCAGGCGGCGGTGGCCGGCAAGCTGGACCCGCTGCTGCCGCCCACCCACGGCGCCGACTTCATCCAGGTGGTGAGCGAGAGCGGCCAGGTGCTGACCTCCAGTCAGAACCTGACGGGCCATCCGCCGATCTCCCCCACCCGGCCGACCGTGCCCGGCACCATCCGCTCCACCTGGGACGTCGGCCCGCTCGGCGACGACTACCGCCAGCGGGTGGTCCAGGTCACCACCGAGACCGAGGGCGGCCTGGTCACGGTGTACGCGGGCACCTCGCTGCGGGACGCCGACGCGGCCGACAACACCACCTCGGCCGCACTGCTGGTCGGCGTGCCGCTGCTGCTGGTCACCGTGGCCGGGGTCACCTGGTGGGTGACCGGCCGGGCGCTGCGCCCGGTCGAGGCGATCCGCGCCGAGGTGGCCGAGATCAGCGACCGCGACCTGCACCGCCGGGTGCCGGTGCCGGCCACCCACGACGAGATCGCCCGGCTCGCCCTCACCATGAACGCCACCCTGGACCGGCTGGAGTCCTCCGGCCAGCGCCAGCGCCAGTTCATCGCGGACGCCTCGCACGAGCTGCGCAGCCCGATCACCGTGCTGCGCACCCAGCTGGAGGTGGCGCTGGCGGTGCGCGACCCGGCCGCCTGGCCGGAGCTGATCAGCGGCGCGCTGGAGGACACCGACCGGCTCCAGCACCTGGCCGCCGACCTGCTGCTGCTGGCCCGGATCGACGCCGCCGAGCCGCTGCCCAGCCAGCCGCTGGACCTGACCGAGCTGGTCCGCGAGGCGATCGACAAGCGCCGCGGCGACCGGCTGCCGATCCGCGCCGAGCTGGCCGGGGACGTCCAGGTGATCGGCAGCGGACTCTGGTTGACCCGGGTGGTCACCAATCTGCTGGACAACGCCCAGCGGTTCGCCGAGCGCACGGTCGAGGTCCGGCTGACCCGCGCGCCCGAGGACGGGCTGGCGGTGCTGGAGGTGACCGACGACGGTCCCGGCATCCCGCCGGCCGACCGCGAGCGCGTCTTCGAGCGCTTCACCAGGCTCGACGACGCCCGCAGCCGGGACCACGGCGGGGCCGGGCTCGGCCTGGCCATCGCCCGCGACCTGGCCTACCACCACCACGGCACGCTCAACGCCGAGGACGCCGAGCGGGGCGCCCGGTTCGTGCTCCGGCTGCCGCCCGCCCGCACCGACTGA
- a CDS encoding sigma-70 family RNA polymerase sigma factor, with protein sequence METDRYRELADRARAGDPTARQELLGDHLPLVYNIVGRALDGHPDTDDVVQDTMLRAVDGLPALREPGSFRSWLVAIAMNQVRRRHQARQAGQPDGLDELGELPDPAGDFAELTIVRLGLSGQRREVAEATRWLDGPDREVLALWWQEAAGQLSRAELAAALELSPQHAAVRVQRVKERLDGARTVVRALAARPGCPVLAELTAGWDGAPAPLWRKRITRHVRDCADCQEPARGLVPAEGLLAGLALLLPPPHLAVPALQPAGAVTVVGAGRHRPGPSGRRARQRGRAGVRRRRIAVAALGAVVAVSAAGLLWEGQSDGGATGTPLAAADPAPPQSSASPVQVDAASVAPAPAPPSSPAPAPSTSQAVPTRRGDVSATQADYVRQVLDLVNTQRAQAGCGPLATNGKLQLAAQRQSDDMASRGFFDHTNPDGAGPQQRIEAAGYQWSTWGENIARGQRDPASVMASWMDSPGHRANILNCDYRELGVGVHFGTGGPWWTQDFGAPA encoded by the coding sequence GTGGAGACGGACAGGTACCGCGAGCTGGCGGACCGGGCGCGGGCGGGCGATCCGACGGCCCGCCAGGAACTGCTGGGCGATCACCTGCCGCTGGTCTACAACATCGTGGGCCGGGCGCTGGACGGCCACCCCGACACCGACGACGTGGTGCAGGACACCATGCTGCGCGCGGTGGACGGCCTGCCCGCGCTGCGCGAGCCGGGCTCCTTCCGCAGCTGGCTGGTGGCGATCGCGATGAACCAGGTCCGCCGGCGCCACCAGGCCCGCCAGGCCGGCCAGCCGGACGGGCTGGACGAGCTCGGCGAACTGCCCGACCCGGCCGGCGACTTCGCCGAGCTGACCATCGTCCGGCTCGGCCTGTCCGGGCAGCGCCGCGAGGTCGCCGAGGCGACCCGCTGGCTGGACGGGCCGGACCGCGAGGTGCTGGCCCTGTGGTGGCAGGAGGCGGCCGGGCAGCTGAGCCGGGCCGAGCTGGCGGCGGCGCTGGAGCTCAGCCCGCAGCACGCCGCGGTGCGGGTGCAGCGGGTCAAGGAGCGCCTGGACGGCGCCCGCACGGTGGTCCGGGCGCTGGCCGCCCGCCCCGGCTGCCCGGTGCTGGCCGAGCTGACGGCGGGTTGGGACGGCGCACCGGCGCCGCTGTGGCGCAAGCGGATCACCCGGCACGTGCGGGACTGCGCCGACTGCCAGGAGCCGGCCCGCGGGCTGGTACCCGCCGAGGGCCTGCTGGCCGGCCTGGCGCTGCTGCTGCCGCCGCCCCACCTGGCAGTGCCGGCGCTGCAGCCGGCCGGCGCGGTCACGGTGGTCGGTGCCGGCCGGCACCGTCCCGGGCCGTCCGGCCGGCGGGCCCGGCAGCGCGGCCGGGCGGGGGTGCGCCGACGGCGGATCGCGGTCGCGGCGCTCGGCGCGGTGGTCGCGGTCTCAGCGGCCGGGCTGCTCTGGGAGGGGCAGTCGGACGGCGGCGCGACGGGCACCCCGCTCGCGGCGGCCGACCCGGCGCCGCCGCAGTCCTCCGCCTCCCCGGTCCAGGTGGACGCGGCCTCGGTGGCTCCGGCCCCGGCCCCGCCCAGCAGCCCGGCCCCGGCCCCCTCGACCAGCCAGGCGGTGCCGACCCGGCGCGGCGACGTCTCGGCGACCCAGGCGGACTACGTGCGCCAGGTGCTGGACCTGGTGAACACCCAGCGGGCGCAGGCCGGCTGCGGCCCGCTGGCCACCAACGGAAAGCTCCAGCTGGCGGCCCAGCGGCAGTCGGACGACATGGCGTCGCGGGGGTTCTTCGACCACACCAACCCGGACGGCGCGGGTCCGCAGCAGCGGATCGAAGCGGCCGGCTACCAGTGGAGCACCTGGGGCGAGAACATCGCGCGCGGCCAGCGGGACCCGGCGTCGGTGATGGCGAGCTGGATGGACAGTCCGGGCCACCGGGCCAACATCCTCAACTGCGACTACCGGGAGCTGGGGGTCGGCGTGCACTTCGGCACCGGCGGGCCGTGGTGGACCCAGGACTTCGGCGCCCCGGCCTGA
- a CDS encoding S9 family peptidase — protein sequence MPTTMTLPEQLVRTRRFTLGRPEQFTVTPDGATLLFVRTRTGGDPVGCLWALDLAEGAERLLCDPAELLGGAQEKLSEAERVRRERSRQGGSGIVGYTTDRAVTLVVFALSGELWTVAPASGAARRLPAEAPVVDPRPDPTGRRIAYRSGDTLRVIEADGTGDRPVAVPDGPEVSFGRPEHVAAESMHRQRGYWWAPDGEHLLVARVDESQVALWYLADPAQPATPPRALRYPPVGTANAEVSLWLTALDGTRTEVRWDRAAFEYLTAAGWDGHGPFAAVQSRDQRTVRTLAIDPVTGATTVLAEQHDPCWVQLVVGLPARTAAGRLLGSADLDGTRHLTAAGEPVTAPGVQLRQVLAVDGETVLFTASEEPTEVQLWSWDPEHGARRLTDRPGVHDGTHRAGTLVTTARSLDLPVPATRVHRPGAAPVEITSVAERPVLEPRVELLTVGPRELRAQLLLPSWHRPGDAPLPVLLDPYAGPAMQRVQNDRSWGVLLSQWFAEQGFAVLVADGAGVPGRGPRWEREVHGDTVGPALDDQVAALHGTAALRPGLLDLGRVGIRGWSFGGTLAAAAVLRRPDVFHAAVSGAPVVDQRLYDTHWRERFLGHPAEHPERYDACSLLPDAPKLSRPLLLVHGLADDNVWAANTLRLSAELLAAGRPHEVLPLTGATHSALSAPLLDHQVEFLRRHLGVTAR from the coding sequence ATGCCTACGACCATGACCCTTCCCGAGCAGCTGGTCCGCACCCGTCGTTTCACGCTCGGGCGGCCCGAGCAGTTCACCGTCACCCCGGACGGTGCCACCCTGCTCTTCGTGCGCACCCGCACCGGCGGCGACCCGGTGGGCTGCCTCTGGGCGCTCGACCTGGCCGAGGGCGCCGAGCGCCTGCTCTGCGACCCGGCCGAACTGCTCGGCGGCGCCCAGGAGAAGCTGTCCGAAGCCGAGCGGGTGCGCCGGGAGCGGTCCCGGCAGGGCGGCAGCGGCATCGTCGGCTACACCACCGACCGGGCGGTGACCCTGGTCGTCTTCGCGCTCTCCGGCGAGCTGTGGACGGTGGCCCCCGCCTCCGGCGCCGCCCGCCGACTGCCCGCCGAGGCACCCGTGGTGGACCCGCGGCCGGACCCGACCGGCCGCCGGATCGCCTACCGCAGCGGCGACACCCTGCGGGTGATCGAGGCCGACGGCACCGGCGACCGCCCGGTGGCCGTGCCGGACGGCCCCGAGGTCTCCTTCGGCCGCCCCGAGCACGTGGCCGCCGAGTCGATGCACCGCCAGCGCGGCTACTGGTGGGCCCCGGACGGCGAGCACCTGCTGGTGGCCCGGGTCGACGAGTCCCAGGTGGCGCTCTGGTACCTGGCCGACCCGGCGCAGCCGGCCACCCCGCCCCGGGCCCTGCGCTACCCGCCGGTCGGCACCGCCAACGCCGAGGTCTCGCTCTGGCTCACCGCGCTGGACGGCACCCGTACCGAAGTGCGCTGGGACCGCGCGGCCTTCGAGTACCTGACCGCCGCCGGCTGGGACGGGCACGGCCCGTTCGCCGCCGTGCAGAGCCGGGACCAGCGGACCGTGCGGACGCTGGCGATCGACCCGGTCACCGGTGCCACCACCGTGCTGGCCGAGCAGCACGACCCGTGCTGGGTGCAGCTGGTCGTCGGCCTGCCCGCGCGGACCGCCGCGGGCCGGCTGCTGGGCTCCGCCGACCTCGACGGGACCCGGCACCTGACGGCCGCCGGCGAACCGGTCACCGCGCCCGGCGTGCAGCTGCGCCAGGTGCTCGCCGTGGACGGCGAGACCGTCCTCTTCACCGCCTCCGAGGAGCCCACCGAGGTCCAGCTGTGGAGCTGGGACCCGGAGCACGGCGCCCGCCGACTGACCGACCGACCCGGCGTGCACGACGGCACCCACCGGGCCGGCACCCTGGTGACCACCGCCCGCTCACTGGACCTGCCGGTCCCCGCCACCCGGGTGCACCGCCCCGGCGCGGCCCCGGTGGAGATCACCTCGGTCGCCGAGCGGCCGGTGCTGGAGCCCCGGGTCGAGCTGCTCACCGTCGGCCCGCGCGAGCTGCGCGCCCAACTGCTGCTGCCCTCCTGGCACCGGCCGGGCGACGCCCCGCTGCCGGTGCTGCTCGACCCCTACGCCGGACCGGCGATGCAGCGGGTGCAGAACGACCGGAGCTGGGGAGTGCTGCTCTCCCAGTGGTTCGCCGAGCAGGGCTTCGCGGTGCTGGTGGCCGACGGGGCCGGCGTCCCCGGGCGCGGGCCGCGCTGGGAGCGCGAGGTGCACGGCGACACCGTCGGCCCCGCGCTGGACGACCAGGTGGCCGCCCTGCACGGGACCGCCGCGCTGCGCCCGGGCCTGCTCGACCTCGGCCGGGTGGGCATCCGCGGCTGGTCGTTCGGCGGCACCCTGGCCGCGGCCGCGGTGCTGCGCCGCCCCGACGTCTTCCACGCCGCGGTCTCCGGCGCCCCGGTGGTCGACCAGCGGCTCTACGACACCCACTGGCGCGAGCGCTTCCTCGGCCACCCGGCGGAGCACCCCGAGCGCTACGACGCCTGCTCGCTGCTCCCCGACGCGCCGAAGCTGAGCCGCCCGCTGCTGCTGGTGCACGGCCTGGCCGACGACAACGTGTGGGCGGCCAACACCCTGCGGCTCTCCGCCGAGCTGCTCGCGGCCGGCCGGCCGCACGAGGTGCTGCCGCTCACCGGCGCCACCCACTCCGCGCTCAGCGCCCCGCTGCTCGACCACCAGGTGGAGTTCCTCCGCCGCCACCTGGGGGTGACCGCCCGCTGA
- a CDS encoding DedA family protein, which yields MTAALATAPAPAPATTPELPGPLAALAPFLEHYGYLAVGLLVLLDNAALPVPGQTVLILAAVYAGAGRLSLAGVVTVALAAAVLGDSLGYLLGRSGGRALVHRWGRYVGLTAARQQKAEEFFTRNGGKVVVVARFIDGLRQTNGIIAGTTEMPWRRFLLWNTLGAVLWVGAWSSAGYLAGSDIGEVYHQALRYQLLLLAVAAALVIALVLRRVIRARRRG from the coding sequence ATGACCGCCGCCCTGGCCACCGCTCCCGCACCCGCCCCGGCCACCACCCCGGAACTGCCCGGCCCGCTGGCCGCCCTGGCGCCCTTCCTGGAGCACTACGGCTACCTCGCCGTGGGCCTGCTGGTCCTGCTCGACAACGCCGCGCTCCCCGTCCCGGGCCAGACCGTGCTGATCCTCGCCGCGGTCTACGCGGGCGCCGGGCGGCTCTCGTTGGCCGGCGTGGTGACCGTCGCCCTGGCCGCCGCGGTGCTCGGCGACAGCCTGGGCTACCTGCTCGGCCGCTCCGGCGGGCGCGCCCTGGTGCACCGCTGGGGCCGCTACGTCGGCCTGACCGCGGCCCGGCAGCAGAAGGCGGAGGAGTTCTTCACCCGCAACGGCGGCAAGGTGGTCGTGGTCGCCCGGTTCATCGACGGGCTGCGCCAGACCAACGGCATCATCGCCGGCACCACCGAGATGCCCTGGCGCCGCTTCCTGCTCTGGAACACGCTGGGCGCGGTGCTCTGGGTCGGCGCCTGGAGCTCGGCCGGCTACCTGGCCGGCAGCGACATCGGCGAGGTCTACCACCAGGCGCTGCGCTACCAGCTCCTGCTGCTGGCGGTGGCGGCCGCCCTGGTGATCGCCCTGGTGCTGCGCCGGGTGATCCGGGCCCGCCGCCGCGGCTGA
- a CDS encoding transglycosylase domain-containing protein — MSSPRMGSFARKSRLAAKFLGASAAAGVLTAGIAVPAVGGLGLTAKNATDDFQNLPDDFIAPPLTQASTIYDASGNVIATVWDRDRTVVPSDQISPLVKSALVDIEDNRFYQHGAIDPKGILRAVGNNAGGGGTQGASTLTQQYVKNVFVEEAGDDQQAVLQAQAQSLGRKLKEMKYAIKVEETLTKDQILTNYLNITFFGEQAYGIEAASERYFSEHAKDLTLPQAALLAGLVQSPSGYDPVANPKAAQDRRDTVLRKMAQYGTISQEQADQAIATPVQLNVSKPQQGCITAQQGEGFFCDYVKDQVLNDPAFGANSAARQALWKRGGLQIHTTLDPKAQTALQSSVTSHVYASDKAATATTVVQPGTGKIIAMGQSRPYGVNANQTQINYNVEKSMGGGIGFPTGSTFKPIVAAAALESGITPSQSYASPYSMTWPTMTDCSGNKYSGAQTGTVHNDSTSLVGPFTMGPAMAASVNTYFASLEGDVGLCSVAQMANKLGIEQQAGGTPLAVTPAMALGSNSLTPLEMANVYATFAAHGSYCTPTAIDSMTGPDGKPISVPQSQCTQAMSAQTADQITTMLKGVVQDGTGSPAGLTDRDSAGKTGTTNDSKQVWFVGYTPELSGATVVTDTDNPKQLDGQSIGGQVIGQAFGGTLAGPIWRDAMTGALKGTDPTPLTTVPLQ, encoded by the coding sequence ATGTCTTCGCCGCGTATGGGCTCCTTTGCCCGGAAAAGCCGCCTCGCCGCCAAGTTCCTGGGGGCCAGCGCAGCCGCCGGAGTGCTCACCGCCGGAATCGCCGTACCCGCCGTCGGCGGGCTCGGGCTGACGGCGAAGAACGCCACCGACGACTTCCAGAACCTGCCCGACGACTTCATCGCGCCGCCGCTCACCCAGGCGTCGACGATCTACGACGCCTCCGGCAACGTGATCGCCACGGTCTGGGACCGCGACCGCACGGTGGTGCCGAGCGACCAGATATCGCCGCTGGTGAAGTCGGCGCTGGTGGACATCGAGGACAACCGGTTCTACCAGCACGGCGCGATCGACCCCAAGGGCATCCTGCGCGCGGTCGGCAACAACGCGGGCGGCGGCGGCACCCAGGGCGCCTCGACGCTCACCCAGCAGTACGTGAAGAACGTCTTCGTCGAGGAGGCCGGCGACGACCAGCAGGCCGTGCTGCAGGCCCAGGCCCAGAGCCTGGGGCGCAAGCTCAAGGAGATGAAGTACGCGATCAAGGTCGAGGAGACCCTGACCAAGGACCAGATCCTCACCAACTACCTGAACATCACCTTCTTCGGTGAGCAGGCGTACGGCATCGAGGCCGCCTCCGAGCGCTACTTCAGCGAGCACGCCAAGGACCTCACGCTGCCGCAGGCCGCACTGCTGGCCGGCCTGGTTCAGTCCCCCAGCGGCTACGACCCGGTGGCCAACCCGAAGGCCGCCCAGGACCGCCGGGACACCGTGCTGCGGAAGATGGCGCAGTACGGCACGATCAGCCAGGAGCAGGCCGACCAGGCGATCGCCACCCCGGTCCAGCTGAACGTCAGCAAGCCGCAGCAGGGCTGCATCACCGCCCAGCAGGGCGAGGGCTTCTTCTGCGACTACGTGAAGGACCAGGTGCTCAACGACCCGGCCTTCGGCGCCAACTCCGCGGCCCGGCAGGCGCTCTGGAAGCGCGGCGGCCTGCAGATCCACACCACCCTGGACCCGAAGGCCCAGACGGCCCTGCAGTCCTCGGTGACCAGCCACGTCTACGCCAGCGACAAGGCCGCGACCGCGACGACCGTGGTCCAGCCCGGCACCGGCAAGATCATCGCGATGGGCCAGAGCCGCCCCTACGGCGTGAACGCCAACCAGACCCAGATCAACTACAACGTCGAGAAGTCGATGGGCGGCGGGATCGGCTTCCCGACCGGCTCGACCTTCAAGCCGATCGTGGCCGCGGCGGCGCTGGAGTCCGGCATCACGCCCTCCCAGTCGTACGCCTCGCCGTACAGCATGACCTGGCCGACGATGACCGACTGCAGCGGGAACAAGTACTCCGGCGCGCAGACCGGGACGGTGCACAACGACAGCACCTCGCTGGTCGGCCCGTTCACCATGGGGCCGGCGATGGCCGCCTCGGTGAACACCTACTTCGCCTCGCTGGAGGGCGACGTCGGCCTCTGCTCGGTGGCCCAGATGGCCAACAAGCTGGGCATCGAGCAGCAGGCCGGCGGCACCCCGCTGGCGGTCACCCCCGCGATGGCGCTCGGCTCCAACTCGCTGACCCCGCTGGAGATGGCCAACGTCTACGCGACCTTCGCGGCGCACGGCAGCTACTGCACGCCGACCGCGATCGACAGCATGACCGGCCCCGACGGCAAGCCGATCAGCGTGCCGCAGAGCCAGTGCACCCAGGCGATGTCGGCGCAGACCGCCGACCAGATCACCACCATGCTGAAGGGTGTGGTGCAGGACGGTACCGGCTCCCCCGCCGGCCTGACCGACCGGGACAGCGCGGGCAAGACCGGTACCACCAACGACAGCAAGCAGGTCTGGTTCGTCGGCTACACGCCGGAGCTGTCCGGCGCGACCGTGGTGACCGACACCGACAACCCGAAGCAGCTGGACGGCCAGAGCATCGGCGGCCAGGTGATCGGGCAGGCGTTCGGCGGCACGCTGGCCGGCCCGATCTGGCGCGACGCGATGACCGGAGCGCTGAAGGGCACCGACCCGACGCCGCTGACCACGGTGCCGCTGCAGTAG
- a CDS encoding SCO5389 family protein, translated as MSLTVSPELLAQAEAGEVDQADFVATVRESLPYAYTMVEHLTAELADGGAPFADNQVEPTDAERAQLLRAMASDSIRGSLERHFGVKLAFMNCHRVAVFPVGAEQGEAYRRFTSMRAQLLNQTPELRSC; from the coding sequence ATGTCGCTGACCGTCTCCCCCGAACTGCTCGCCCAGGCCGAGGCCGGCGAGGTCGACCAGGCCGACTTCGTCGCCACGGTGCGCGAGTCGCTGCCCTACGCGTACACGATGGTCGAGCACCTGACCGCCGAACTCGCCGACGGCGGAGCCCCGTTCGCCGACAACCAGGTCGAGCCGACCGACGCCGAGCGGGCCCAGCTGCTGCGTGCGATGGCCAGCGACTCGATCCGCGGCAGCCTGGAGCGGCACTTCGGCGTCAAGCTCGCCTTCATGAACTGCCACCGGGTCGCGGTCTTCCCGGTCGGCGCCGAACAGGGCGAGGCCTACCGCCGGTTCACCTCGATGCGGGCGCAGCTGCTCAACCAGACGCCGGAGCTGCGCAGTTGCTGA